The following DNA comes from Camelina sativa cultivar DH55 chromosome 14, Cs, whole genome shotgun sequence.
TAAAATCAAGAAGCTTACGATGATGATTCCTGTCATGGGTTTTtgctctctttgtttcttgacttttggttttcttttcttggattTATTTCCCAGCAATTTTGTGACATTAATCATATacttataaaaaagttttttaaaaaaacaatcatatgtttccaaaaaaatgaatttaatatttttcttaatttgttattacgtttgtttattaatttattattctcaACTTGTTTCTCGACAATGGATATACAACAACTTCTTTTTTAGAAgaagagaccaaaaaaaaaaaacacttttaatgATGGTATTTCATTCTTTATTACAATGCTTAATTGGATGGGCTaagatgtaaatttaatgggcTTTTGTAGCAGACAAATGTCATTGCCATTTCACACTTGAAAAGATAGCAACAGAAGAGATAAGATCTTGCATAACAAGAAACCCATATATAAAAACACGTAAAGAGATATAATTAGAACTTAGCAAACTGGAGTTTAGATGGACATGTTCCTTTAGGCAAAACTGGACATTCGATAAACTCAGTTCCTGATGTATCAACACAAATGTAGATCTGATATAGCTGGAAATTACGCTCCCGATCTTTGTTACATTGGAGTCCTGGTGTATATCCAATCCCATCTTTTATCGTGTTGGTGATATTTTTCAGGTCGTAGAATCCATCATCCGGATTAATTCCTACAATTaattaccaaaaagaaaattaatggTCATTGATAAGTTTAAAATGTATACATGAATAGTAGTGGTTTTTATATATACCGGAGTTTGTGAGAATTTGGAGGAGATTGGCTTTTTCTTTGAGTTTAAGAGCATTCTCAAAGTATTCGTGTTGGTCCATTACTGATTCTGCGCACGTGCCGTGTTTCTCCCATTCGTGTTTCCAAAACTTGAACCCTTCGTTGCTCGGACACGATAGTGTTGGCCAATTCTTTTTCATACTACTTAGCAGATCCTCTATCTATACATTcatcatacatatattttaaaaagtcatagcttaaataataaatatgaatattactccatcatttatgtatatatgtatacctGAGATCTATCAAATTTGCTGTCGGGATCGCAATTTGATGGCCATGAACTACTGTTATAATTAGGCCAAAGACCGTGGATGCCAAAATCTGCCGCAGGTTTGCCGGATGTTGGATAGCAACAAGAACTTTTTGTATCACAATAGGCTCCTGGCCACTGCAAATACACAGTAACGAACAATAATCACTTggacataaaatttatatgtttcacataaagtttatatatgttgttaaaaaaaaaaaaaaaaaaaaaaaaatNNNNNNNNNNNNNNNNNNNNNNNNNNNNNNNNNNNNNNNNNNNNNNNNNNNNNNNNNNNNNNNNNNNNNNNNNNNNNNNNNNNNNNNNNNNNNNNNNNNNNNNNNNNNNNttttttttttttttctattcgtTTATGTGATGCATGATTAAAGACATTTCGGCTTCAAATTTATACACAACTGCAAATTCCATATGATAccatttttaatatgttattcaACTATGATTATTGTTAATGTCTTCgtgattaattaaaaagtttcGTATATTCCCTTAGgcaattattttaatatatgggAAAATTAAAGTCATTTATTTAAAGTAAACTCAATctcatattttagaaaaatgattGTTATGCAACTGTCTTCACTATTTTGtgctttttaattgttttgatatattaatagacttttttttgGCGTCAAAAGATATACTAACAGactttgttttgagaaatttgTCACTATCAACAAATTTAGACAAATCTACCAATTATTAAAATTGACCAAATATTTATGCATACTTTACAAAAACGTTATTTGCACTATGTTATGTTTTCATGTTATCCAAGGATCGTAGACCAACTACTTCAAATAGAAAAGGCCATTTCCGCGGATTGATCCGATCGAGTGGAGATTATTAGGAAACAAAGGTTGACTTTTTTGTATCATAACACAGGT
Coding sequences within:
- the LOC104743298 gene encoding ribonuclease 3-like, with translation MVSYGICSCWPGAYCDTKSSCCYPTSGKPAADFGIHGLWPNYNSSSWPSNCDPDSKFDRSQIEDLLSSMKKNWPTLSCPSNEGFKFWKHEWEKHGTCAESVMDQHEYFENALKLKEKANLLQILTNSGINPDDGFYDLKNITNTIKDGIGYTPGLQCNKDRERNFQLYQIYICVDTSGTEFIECPVLPKGTCPSKLQFAKF